In one window of Henckelia pumila isolate YLH828 chromosome 1, ASM3356847v2, whole genome shotgun sequence DNA:
- the LOC140872527 gene encoding uncharacterized protein produces MEVLFKRFQMYNPTTLKGTEDTSACEGWLEELDQLFESLEYSDERRIKLIVYQLQDLARSAFAMKQCLENRGIVISWQVFKTEFCQRFLLKSYREDRAGEFVNLQQENMTIDGYVAKFSNLLRFVPHVNQDEEVQTNLFINGVNPKIYAWIDVGRPNRLADAIDRAKRAEAIFMRHKKSSIVPQQFCEASILSSIL; encoded by the coding sequence ATGGAGGTGTTATTCAAACGATTTCAGATGTATAATCCGACAACTTTGAAAGGTACAGAAGATACCAGTGCTTGTGAAGGTTGGTTAGAAGAGCTTGATCAATTGTTTGAATCTTTAGAATACTCTGATGAACGAAGAATCAAGCTGATTGTATACCAACTGCAAGATTTAGCAAGAAGCGCGTTTGCGATGAAGCAATGTCTGGAAAACAGAGGTATAGTAATTTCTTGGCAGGTATTTAAGACTGAATTTTGTCAACGATTTCTTCTGAAATCTTATAGAGAAGATAGAGCAGGAGAATTTGTTAACTTGCAGCAAGAAAATATGACTATCGACGGGTATGTTGCTAAATTCTCCAACTTGCTCCGATTTGTTCCTCACGTGAATCAGGATGAAGAAGTCCAAACGAATTTGTTTATCAACGGAGTGAATCCGAAAATTTATGCTTGGATAGATGTTGGGCGACCGAATAGATTGGCTGATGCTATTGACAGGGCTAAAAGAGCTGAAGCCATTTTTATGAGACATAAAAAAAGTTCAATCGTGCCTCAGCAATtctgtgaggcctcgattctatcTTCTATTCTTTAA